A region from the Stutzerimonas stutzeri genome encodes:
- a CDS encoding TerB N-terminal domain-containing protein, with the protein MAGKRKRSSKSGVSGAMVLCALVIGGLASVPKGVWVFLGGALIVGIGGWLVMKAFSKPSVMSSATTMRPPQGGARSSSSDLGISTGLTFSLDEVSPLSEPSAPAQVSASPRQVSAKRDDSGFFTVTLEATERPSHRIPSAPANLNSANVRWLSAGETIEVAGENITIGLIYVGEDKNRRNGPSEPSLINPKLKVARGIVDISERLTPYWPSYDSISPEARRAYLQWLSSGRKAPHANIGYVFLFFYGLERRVFVDAKTDQAAAADIPIIIAEVERLLSIYGKNNSFNNYASRFVDFLRQGQILARRYQKAPPAPLPYGYEMPVELRIGLGQLAADKQPMPADWALAWVLSDHSIGKRTPVTRCKEAFAQLFCMRYEERYGAGMVLPQNKTRLRLQYNTASAGLPPQELDGLSGIPDVTATSAARKKLQQLVDECTVQLEPYSRYLGRNPGTPDALEGLLQLPVNLWPPAARTALAELKQRIGDGMVVMSFGELAGRLQSAGSLSRDKVLTLARALESLHIGIEPDVLTGSRTPKAEDNVALFATQAEDGDLRSSPAYSAASVTLDLACAVAAADGDTSPQEIMLLSQHIDSWCHLSGAHRKRLKAHLRLQLNQPPTLQSLKKKLEPLAEPAKRVVAAFLAHLAQVDGEVSPAEVKLLERVYKTLQLDPQSLYSDLHVAASGSAVGSSQTTPSIPGATPSKPVGEFALDKERIAQLQRETEQVSALLAQVFVDDKTAEPDDVVVEETVEDTSSVCGLDADHSAFLRVLVSRTEWSRDELGAVASDMELMLDGALEQINDMAFEHFDMPVTEGEDPFEVNPDIMDKLPL; encoded by the coding sequence ATGGCAGGGAAGCGTAAGCGCAGCAGCAAGTCTGGTGTATCTGGAGCGATGGTTCTGTGTGCCCTAGTGATTGGGGGGCTTGCTTCCGTTCCCAAGGGTGTATGGGTTTTCTTGGGCGGAGCACTTATTGTCGGCATAGGCGGGTGGCTAGTAATGAAGGCCTTCAGCAAACCGTCAGTCATGTCTTCGGCAACAACTATGCGGCCACCCCAAGGGGGAGCTCGTTCAAGTTCCTCGGACCTCGGCATAAGCACCGGCCTGACGTTTTCATTGGATGAGGTCTCGCCACTAAGTGAGCCCTCTGCTCCTGCGCAAGTCTCGGCGTCGCCCCGGCAGGTTTCGGCAAAGCGAGACGACTCTGGCTTTTTTACCGTAACTTTAGAGGCCACTGAGCGGCCTTCCCACCGAATTCCGAGCGCGCCGGCGAACCTGAATAGTGCCAACGTGCGGTGGCTTTCTGCTGGCGAAACCATCGAAGTGGCGGGCGAAAATATCACTATTGGTCTGATCTACGTCGGCGAAGATAAAAACAGGCGCAATGGACCTTCGGAACCGTCACTGATCAACCCGAAACTGAAGGTCGCACGGGGCATCGTCGATATATCTGAGCGTCTCACCCCTTACTGGCCCAGTTACGACAGCATCTCTCCTGAGGCCCGCCGCGCATATTTGCAATGGCTATCCAGTGGTCGAAAGGCTCCGCATGCCAACATCGGCTACGTGTTCTTATTCTTCTACGGTCTTGAGCGTAGGGTTTTTGTCGACGCCAAGACGGATCAGGCTGCGGCGGCCGACATACCTATCATAATTGCCGAGGTGGAGCGGTTGCTCTCGATCTATGGCAAGAATAACTCCTTCAATAACTACGCCAGTCGCTTCGTAGACTTCCTCCGCCAAGGCCAAATACTCGCCAGGCGCTATCAAAAGGCGCCGCCGGCACCGTTACCTTACGGCTACGAAATGCCTGTAGAGCTGCGTATTGGCCTGGGTCAGTTGGCGGCTGACAAGCAACCAATGCCGGCTGACTGGGCGTTGGCCTGGGTGCTGTCTGATCACAGCATCGGGAAGCGGACACCCGTAACCCGCTGTAAAGAAGCGTTCGCCCAGTTGTTCTGCATGCGCTACGAGGAACGTTATGGCGCCGGTATGGTGCTCCCTCAGAACAAGACCCGTCTGAGACTCCAATACAACACCGCTTCTGCGGGTCTACCACCCCAAGAGCTGGATGGCCTATCCGGTATCCCTGATGTCACTGCGACTAGCGCAGCTCGGAAGAAGCTGCAGCAGTTGGTTGACGAATGCACAGTGCAGTTGGAGCCCTACAGTCGTTATCTCGGCCGCAACCCCGGCACTCCTGATGCACTAGAAGGGCTGTTACAGCTGCCCGTAAACCTGTGGCCGCCAGCAGCTCGAACAGCGCTCGCCGAGCTAAAGCAACGCATCGGCGATGGCATGGTGGTCATGAGCTTCGGTGAGCTGGCAGGGCGACTGCAGAGTGCAGGTAGCCTGTCGCGAGACAAGGTTCTGACGCTCGCCCGCGCTCTGGAGTCTTTACACATCGGTATCGAGCCGGATGTGCTGACAGGCAGCCGAACACCCAAGGCAGAGGACAATGTGGCGCTCTTTGCGACCCAGGCTGAAGATGGTGATCTGCGTTCTTCGCCGGCGTATAGCGCCGCCTCTGTTACGTTGGACCTTGCTTGTGCTGTGGCGGCGGCCGATGGTGACACGTCGCCGCAGGAAATTATGCTGCTATCCCAGCATATCGACTCCTGGTGTCACCTGAGCGGTGCTCATCGGAAACGCCTGAAGGCCCACCTGCGTCTGCAGCTTAACCAGCCACCAACCCTGCAAAGCCTGAAGAAGAAACTGGAACCCCTGGCCGAGCCGGCGAAGAGGGTTGTGGCGGCTTTTCTCGCTCACTTGGCGCAGGTCGACGGCGAGGTTAGCCCCGCAGAGGTGAAGTTGCTGGAGCGCGTCTACAAGACCCTGCAGCTGGATCCGCAATCGCTCTACAGCGACCTTCATGTGGCCGCCAGTGGCAGCGCCGTAGGCTCATCGCAGACAACGCCTTCCATTCCCGGAGCAACTCCGTCCAAGCCTGTTGGCGAATTTGCTCTGGACAAAGAGCGCATCGCTCAGTTGCAGCGTGAAACGGAACAGGTATCTGCGCTGCTGGCTCAGGTTTTCGTTGACGACAAGACTGCTGAGCCAGATGACGTAGTTGTGGAAGAGACTGTTGAGGATACTTCCTCCGTTTGTGGCTTAGACGCCGATCACTCAGCCTTCCTGCGTGTACTCGTATCCCGTACCGAGTGGTCTCGTGACGAGTTGGGGGCCGTAGCAAGCGATATGGAACTCATGCTCGACGGAGCATTGGAGCAGATCAACGACATGGCATTTGAGCATTTCGATATGCCAGTCACCGAAGGGGAAGACCCCTTCGAAGTTAACCCTGACATTATGGACAAACTACCGCTATGA
- a CDS encoding 3'-5' exonuclease, producing MQVKRWGQLDALRQQLGESRWLLCVDLEATCDDYPADLNEAARNAHVLEVQRDEMETIEIGIGLLDVQLEYRIVDHFGQFVRPLLRPTLTEFCTGLTGISQSDVDTAKRFAEVQDQLGEWLRPRNTEGWRWCSWGDYDRNQLKEDAFRAGVDVLLDPARHINLKKCFWKIFACRALGLKCAVESMGLLWEGAHHRAIDDARNLARLAQLLLSARQPT from the coding sequence ATGCAGGTAAAGCGTTGGGGACAACTTGATGCGCTTCGTCAACAACTTGGCGAAAGTCGCTGGTTACTTTGCGTGGATCTGGAAGCGACTTGCGATGACTACCCTGCCGACCTAAACGAGGCGGCCCGGAACGCTCACGTATTGGAGGTCCAGCGCGACGAGATGGAGACGATCGAAATTGGCATCGGGCTGTTGGATGTTCAGTTGGAGTACAGGATTGTCGATCATTTCGGACAGTTTGTCCGGCCGCTACTTCGCCCCACGCTAACTGAGTTTTGCACGGGGCTGACCGGCATATCTCAATCTGACGTCGATACTGCAAAGCGTTTCGCGGAGGTACAAGATCAGCTTGGTGAATGGCTGAGGCCGCGAAATACAGAAGGCTGGCGCTGGTGCTCTTGGGGCGATTACGACCGAAACCAGCTGAAGGAGGACGCTTTCAGAGCAGGGGTAGATGTATTGCTGGATCCGGCCCGTCATATCAATCTAAAGAAGTGCTTTTGGAAGATTTTCGCTTGCCGTGCGCTAGGGCTGAAGTGTGCAGTGGAAAGCATGGGCCTTTTGTGGGAGGGTGCGCATCACAGGGCCATCGACGATGCGCGTAATCTGGCACGGTTAGCGCAGTTACTGCTCAGCGCGAGGCAACCGACGTAG